Below is a genomic region from Epinephelus moara isolate mb chromosome 9, YSFRI_EMoa_1.0, whole genome shotgun sequence.
caaacaacagaagaagaactGATGGTGTCCTCCACACCGTCCTTCTCCACCCTCGGTGTCCCCCGGCTCACAGAGCAGCCAGCTCCTGCAGCAgcctctccttctcctgctgcagctccacGATGCTCTGCTTGTTCTGCTCCAGCCGGTCCTCCAGCCACTGCAGCAGCGGCCCGCTCACCGCCGACATCTGGCTGCACAGGTTCTTGGTGAACACCGAGCCGTTGTGGATCTTGGTGACGGGGTCCAGGTGCGCCAGGCTGTGGATCTTCCGGTACGTGTCTTGCTCCTCCTGACACAGGATGCGCGGCAGCTCCACGGCCGACTCTAAGCACACCTTACCGATGGCCTCCCGGGGCACGACGTGGATGGGGATCTCCACCCGCTCGTACTCGGAGCCCTTCTGCGCCTGCGCGGACTGGAAGCAGGTGTACAGCACCCGGCCcgttttggtgtttttgtcctCGATGAAGCAGGAGAAGATGAGGCCCACGAAGCACTGGTCCAGCATCTGGTACATCGCCTGGGTCCTCACGTCGACGTGGGAGGGCCACACGGTGATGTGCGGGTGGGAGTGGTACCAGCCGACCACCCGCATCGGCCTGCCGGTCATGTCGGCCAGCCTCTCCGCCTCCGTGGAGGCTGCTGACAGCTGCTCCGGGGAGATCTCCACCCGGTCCTTCCTCTTGTCCGAGCGGCGGAGGATGATGACGGAGTGGATGTGGACGATCCGGGTGGTCTCCACCTCTCCGATGCACAAACCCATcacctcctctttctctgtgcTGAGCGCGTGATTCATACACACCAGGAAGGCGTCTGACTCCAGGTGGACGGCGCTCACCGCCATTATGTCCCAAATATTAACTTCTCTGCCCGGTGCGAAGACGAAAACATCAACAGACACAGAACAGCGCTTCACTTCCGTGTTCTGGTGTGCTACACAAAAACAGTCCGTGTTGGCGCAGTTGGGCTCTTCCGTCTATAAAAGGTTCCGGTtattaatacacattttaaatagaTGTGACTGGACGATATTTTGTCTATTTCCTCACGTTATGTGTATGtataatatttaaatacatttatcgTGAGGTTCTCTTGGTAAAATAAGTTCCCTCTGAATCCTCTCTGACTCTAATATAATACTTTAGAAACATTAAATATCAGTATTATTTATTAGGCATCCCAATGGCCCCTCTTagtttctattattattattattattattattattattattattttgttaattatttttattttattttcattcatccttcattcattaattttttgTAACTGCAAGGGGGCTGAACccaaaattttatttattatattttttcattttattttattttattttgtttggttttattttatttttaaaaggtgTAGGGTACTTGCACAGGCCTTTATACGCCACCAGTACTGCTCTTCACTGCTTTTTTTTCgtttcattttcttatttttcattattttcagttgtctttttttgtttgttttggtttttattttattttattttttaaaggtgtGGGCTACTtgcacaagttttttttttttacttgcacaCGTTTTTATACACCACTTTTACTGCCTTacattgcttttatttttcattttattttctgattttttaaCTACAGAGGGAGGCCTTGCAAAACTTCATTTTATCTGAgtataatgacaataaatatcattcattcatttaataataataataacaaagaaAGATGTTAAAATATGAACAGCATTTTAATTTATAATGTTAAAACTATGTTGAGAGTAGTATAACATCCTTAGTGTTTTGTGCATAAGATCTACCactgtcagaaaaatatttttaaaagtataTTTGCCTTTTAAATCTGGTGAAGTATGAgtataaactaaataaaatgtaagtaCTCAAGTAAAGCTCAGCCACCTCAAAACTGTAGGCCTACTCAAGTAAGTTTAAACTCACAATTTTCAGACAGCTGGTTGTTTTCAGttctcatttttattattattattattattattattattatcagttagTGTAATACTGAATGAACATCAAGTTTCAAGGAAGCCAAATTGATAATATTAAGTTTATTTGCAAAGAGATTTTCATCATTATTGTATACAAAGATCATACAACAGGTTTGtagaaaacaaaatcacaagTTCAAAGCAAAAGTGCACTGgttacataaaataaatgaacactATAAGTAAAGGTGCAAATTTAATCACTGTGCAACTGCCTaagtatttatatataaaaacgGTGCAAATAGTGCACTGGTTGCATATTGTGTGCCTGAGGCTAAATCTTTGggaatgcatttttaaaaatgtattaggAAGACAGCAACTCTGAACCTTCGGTGATTGGAGTAATGTGAGTTTCTGTAAATACTGGAATAAATCATGTCTTTCTGGACTGACTGTAAATCTACCTATAAATcaactgctgatttatttcttCATTATCAAAATGTACTGGAAATAAACATTCCAAATTTCATGAGTAAACATGGCAGAGAAAGACTGCAACCACACTCATAAATCCAAAATGTGCCATATCTTGGCTTCTCAaaggaagaggagcagctgtaGTAAACATCGCCTGAACTGCCCCATGAGCCCAAACCATAATAATGTGATAATAACGACAGATGTATTTGCATAGCTCTATGATAGGGTTATTGTTTGATAATGGTTATACATTTCAGTCTTATAGTTCCTGCAGAGtgagatcaaaatgaaaaagacaaagcaaaacCTGTTATGAAATCATGAAGCACGTTTGAATCTCTGTGAAGCTAATGAGACATTCCCATAGACTATAAGAGAAGTGCACCTGTTATATAGCCTCTGGGTCTGTCAAGGAAAGCCAATGATGCATTCTTACTAAAGGCCAGCAGGTGGTGACTCTAGTGATGGTAAAAATTTGCCACATTGTATTTAAGTCTATCAGAAAATaccctcagtaaacattttcctaaagAGTTTGTGGTCTCAGTTGCTGGTTTCCAGTCTTCTTTTGTAAATGATGCTCCCATCTAGagtaaaataaacaagaaagcagggtatgctttaggACATGTCCACCCTGTGATTGATAAGTTGTGCATAGTGTCCTCAGGTTTTCACTCAGATCCACCTCTCGCTCCTccacatatggtcacttctggcttcaaaaaaccaagat
It encodes:
- the brcc3 gene encoding lys-63-specific deubiquitinase BRCC36, encoding MAVSAVHLESDAFLVCMNHALSTEKEEVMGLCIGEVETTRIVHIHSVIILRRSDKRKDRVEISPEQLSAASTEAERLADMTGRPMRVVGWYHSHPHITVWPSHVDVRTQAMYQMLDQCFVGLIFSCFIEDKNTKTGRVLYTCFQSAQAQKGSEYERVEIPIHVVPREAIGKVCLESAVELPRILCQEEQDTYRKIHSLAHLDPVTKIHNGSVFTKNLCSQMSAVSGPLLQWLEDRLEQNKQSIVELQQEKERLLQELAAL